A stretch of DNA from Pseudonocardia hierapolitana:
CCATCCCCCCGCTGAAGAGGTAGGCGGGCACGTCCGGGTTCTTCCACGTCGGCCGGTTGAGGACGGGCTTGCCGTAGTACGACCGGAAGTCGCCGGTCATCGCGCTGCTCCGACGAACGCCGCGGCGACCGCTGCCACCACACCGGCGGCGGTCAGCGCGGCCCGCTTCCACATCGCGGGCAGGTCGCGCGTGGTCACCACCGGATCCGGTGGCAGGCCGTACACCTCCGGCTCGTCGAGGAGCAGGAAGAAGGCGCCGTCGCCGCCGACGCCGTCGGTCGGGTCGTGGCCGTAGAGCCGGGCCTCACCGACCCCGGCCTCGTGGAGCACGTCCAGCCGCTCCGCGGCCTTCTCACGCAGCTCGTCGAGCGGGCCGAACTGGATCGAGTCGGTGGGGCATGCCTTCGCGCAGGCAGGCTCCATTCCGGCACCGAGCCGGTCGTAGCAGAGCGTGCACTTCCACGCCCTGCCGTCCCCGGGCCGGAGGTCGATCACCCCGTAGGGGCAGGCCGGGACGCAGTAGCCGCAGCCGTTGCAGATGTCCTCCTGCACGACGACCGTGCCGAACTCGGTGCGGAACAGCGAGCCGGTCGGGCAGACGTCCAGGCAGGCCGCGTGCGTGCAGTGCTTGCACACGTCCGAGGCCATCAGCCACCGCACTTCGCGGTCGGCCTCCAGCGCGCCCTGCGGCACGGACGGCATGCCGAGGTCGACCGCGTCCTTCCGCGTCCGCGTCTGCTCGACGAACGCGACGTGCCGCCAGGTCGAGGCACCCAGCCCGACCGAGTTGTCGTAGGACATCCCGGTCAGGTCCAGGCCGTCCTCCGGGATCAGGTTCCACTCCTTGCAGGCCACCTCGCAGGCCTTGCACCCGATGCAGACCGAGGTGTCGGTGAAGAAGCCGACCCGCTGCGGGTGCTCGGCGTGGCCTGCCTCGGCGGCCGGATCGGCCAGCGGGCCGGCCAGCCGCTCCTCGAGGGTGTACTCACCCACGTCGCCCTCCGTCCGTCGTAGCCGTGTCCGTCGTGGCCGCCGTCGTTCCGGTGCGCTCGGTGATGCCGGCCCGCCGTTGGTAGGACTCGACCAGCGCCAGCCGCGCCGCACCGCGTGGCCGCCGTCCCGGGCGGATGTCGCAGGTGTCCGCCTTCGTGGGCTGGATGTGCACGTTCGGGTCGAGGACGATCGGCAGCAGCTCGTTCGCCGCGTCGCCGGTCGAGATGCCGTTCGGCCCCCAGTGGTAGGGCAGGCCGATCTGGTGGATCGTCCGGCCGCCCACCCGCAGCGGCCGCATCCGCTCGGTGACGAGCACCCGTGCCTCGATCGCCGCGCGGGCGCTCACGATCGTCGCCCAGCCCATGTGCTCCAGGCCCCGTTCTGCCGCGAGATCCGGGGAGACCTCGCAGAACATCTCCGGCTGCAGCTCCGACAGGTACGGCAGCCACCGGCTCATCCCGCCGGCCGTGTGGTGCTCGGTGAGCCGGTAGGTGGTGAACACGTACGGGAAGACCTCCGCCCCCGGGCTGGCGCCGCTCGGGGCGTACCGGTTGAGCCGGTGCGGGAACACCCGGCGGGCCGGGTTCGCCTGCTGCCCGTACAGCTGGTTGCCGACCGGTGACTCCGCGGGCTCGTAGTGGGCGGGCAGCGGGCCGTCCGCGAGCCCCGCCGGGACGTAGAGCCAGCCACGTCCGTCGGCCTGCATGATGAACGGGTGGGTGCCGGCGAGGGCGTCCTGCCGCTCTGCACCCTCGGGCGGCCGGTAGTCGGGACGCTTGGTGGCCTCGAAGTCGGGGACGTCGTGACCCACCCACTTCTCCTGGTCGGCGTCCCACCAGACGTAGGCCTTGCGGTCGCTCCACGGCCTCCCGTCCGGGTCCGCCGAGGCCCGGTTGTAGAGCAGGCGACGGTTTGCAGGCCACGCCCAGCCCCACTCCGGAGCCACCCAGTTCTGCTCCCGGCCGGGCTTGCGCCGGGCCGTCTGGTTGACCCCGTCGGCGAACGAGCCGCAGTAGATCCAGCAGCCGCAGCGGGTGGACCCGTCGGCCTTCAGCGCGGTGTAGGACGAGAGCGGCTCGCCGTCGCCGTCCCAGCCGCTGATCTCGGCGAGCACCGCCTCCGCGTCCGGCTCGGCGTGGCGACCTGACGTCGGGTAGCCCCACGTGAGGTCGAGGATCGGCCGGTCCCGCTCGTCGGTCGACGCGGCCAGCTTCTCGCGGATCCTCCGCCCGAGGTGGAAGTAGAACCACAGCTCGCTGTGCTGGTCGCCTTGCGGTTCGACGGCCTTGTGGTGCCACTGCAGCAACCGCTGGGTGTTGGTGAACGTCCCGTCCTTCTCGACGTGCGCCGCGGCGGGCAGGAAGAACACCTCGGTACCGATGTCCTCGGTGCGGAGCTCGCCCGACTCGATCTCCGGGCCGTCCTTCCAGAACGTCGCGCTCTCGACCATGTAGAGATCGCGCACGACGAGCCACTTCAGGTTTGCCAGCCCGATCCGGTTCATCCGCGAGTTGGCCGTGCCCACCGCGGGGTTCTCCCCCACCAGGAAGTAGCCCTCCGCCCCGCCATCAGCCTGTTTGATCACGGTGTCGTAGTTGGAGTGCCCGCTGGTCAACCGGGGCAGGTACCCGAAGCAGAAGTCGTTCTCCGCGGTCGCCGCGTCGCCCCACCACGCCTTCAGCAGGCTCACCGCGTAGGTGTCCATGTTGCCCCAGAAGCCCTTGCTCCCGGCGCCGGAGGAGATGTACTGCCGCAGGTCCAGGTGCTCGTGGGCATGGGGCATCGGCAGGTAGCCGGGAAGGATGTTGAACAGCGTCGGGATGTCGGTCGACCCTTGGATCGACGCGTGCCCGCGGAGCGCGAGGATCCCCCCGCCGGGGCGGCCGATGTTGCCGAGCAGCAGCTGCAGGATCGCGGCCGTCCGGATGTACTGCACGCCGACGGTGTGGTGGGTCCAGCCGACCGCGTACGCGATCGCCGTGGTGCGGTCGCGCCCCGAGTTGCGGGTGACGATCTCGGCGATCCGGAGGAACTCCCGCGCGGAGATGCCGCAGATGTCGGCGACCCGCTCCGGGGTGTAGCGCGCGAAGTGCCGCTTGAGCACCTGGAACACGCATCGCGGGTGCTGCAGGGTGTCGTCGCGGTGGGGTGTGCCGTGGAACGTGCCGCCACCGGAGCCGGACGTCTCCATCGAGGAGGACTGCCTCACGCGCGCCCCGTGATCGTCCCCGTCATCGTCGCCACCGTTCCCGCCCTCGTCGCGCTGCATCGTCGCCCACTGGTCGCGCTGACCCGCAGCCGCCGCGACTTCGGCGCCCTCGTACTGCCAGGTCGACTGGTCGTAGTGGCGTCCCTCGGCGTCGAACCCGGAGAACAGGCCGTCGAGATCCTCGGTGTCCCGGAACTCCTCCCGGAGGATCATCGGCGCGTTCGTGTAGTGCACGACGTAGTCGTGGAACCACCGGTCGTTCTCCAGCACGTAGTGGATCAGCCCGCCGAGGAACGCGATGTCGGTGCCGGCCCGCAGCGGGACGTGGATGTCGGCGAGCGCGCTCGTCCGGCTGAACCGGGGGTCGACGTGCAGGATGGTCGCCCCGCGCGCCTTAGCCTCCATCACCCACTGGAATCCCACCGGGTGGCACTCGGCCATGTTCGAGCCCTGGATCAGGATGCAGTCGGCGTTCTGCAGATCCTGCTGGAACGTGGTGGCGCCGCCGCGGCCGAAGCTGGTCCCCAGACCGGGGACGGTGGACGAGTGTCAAATACGGGCCTGATTCTCGATCTCCACAGCGCCGAGGGCGGTGTAGAGCTTCTTCATCAGGTAGTTCTCTTCGTTGTCCAGCGTGGCACCGCCGAGACTGGCGAACCCCAGCGTCCGGTTCAGGACCCGCCCGCCGGCGTCCGTGTCCTGCCAGGTCCGCCGCCGCGTCTCGATCACCCGGTCGGCGATCATGTCCACGGCCTCGTCGAGGTCGAGGTCCTCCCACTCCGTCCCGCCCGGGCGGCGGTAGCGGACCTTCGTCTGCCGGGTCGGCGCGGTGACCAGCTGGTGGCTGGCGGCGCCCTTCGGGCACAGCCGGCCGCGGGAGATCGGTGAGTCCGGGTCGCCCTCGATCTGGGTGACCCGCTCGTCCGACACGTAGACCTGCTGGCCACAGCCCACCGCGCAGTACGGGCAGACCGACTTCACCATCCGGTCGGCGGTCTCCGTACGGGCGGTCAGGCTCCGGCTCCGAGCGGACTTCGCGGCCGCGCCACGGCCCAGCGGGTCATGCCCGGAGAGCTGACGGACGACCGGCCAGAGATCGATGAAGGTCCGCGCACCCACGCCCCGGGGCTTGTCCCGCTGGCGCCAGGGGAAACATGCGATCGACTAACGGTCGATCGATGCGGGATCCCCGGCGAGCAGAGCCCGCAGCCGCGCCACCCGTGCGGCCCAGGTCCACTCCTGCTGCATCCACGCCCGGCCGGCGGCGCCCATCGCCCGGGCGCGGTCCGGATCGGCGAGCAGGCCGGTCACCGCGGACGCGACGGACGGCACGCTGCGGCCATCGACGACGTGCCCGGTGCGTCCATCCCGGACCGTCTCCGGTGCCCCACCCGACCGGCCCGCGACGACCGGGAGCCCGGCAGCCGCCGCCTCCAGGAGCACGATGCCGAGACCTTCGACGTCGAGTCCACCGCCGCGGGTGCGACACGGGAGGGCGAACACGTCGCCGACCGCCTGATGGGCCGGCAGGTCGGCCGCGGGCACGGCGCCGGCGAACACGACGTGCCGCTCCACCCCGCCGGCCAGGGCCAGCCGCCGCAGCCGCGCGGCGCCGGGCCCGTCTCCGACGACGAGCAGCCGCGCCCCCGGCACGCGCTCGCGCACCAGCGGCAGGGCCCGGATCAGCACGTCCTGGCCCTTGCGCGCCACCAGCCGGGACACGCACACCACGAGCGGCGCCTCCCCGATCCGGTAGCGCCTGCGCAGCTCCGCCCGCGCGGCCGGATCGGGGCGGAACCGCTCGGTGTCGATGCCGGCGGGCAGCACCTCCAGTGCCGCCCGCGGTCCGAACGCGGCCGCGACGCGGGAGCGGGTGTAGCGCGAGATCGTGGTGAGCACGTCGGCGTCGGCGCCGATCCGGCGCAGCGCCCGGCGCCCGCCCGGCACCATCGACCAGCCGACCTCGTGGCCGTGGGTGCTCCCGACCACGCGCTCGACGCCCGCGCGCCTGCGCAGGTGCGGTCCGAGCAGCGCGAGCGGCGCCGCCGCGCCGAACCAGACGGTGGTGGCGCCGTACTCGCGGGCGAGGGCCGTGGCGCGAGCGGCCACCGCCGGGACGGGGAGCATGAGCGACGTCTCGTGCCGGTGGACGGGGACGGGCGAAGCCGCGTCGAACTCCGCGGCGCCGGGCCACGCGGGCGCGTAGACGGCGAGCTCCCCGGGCGGCAGGCGGTCGGCGAAGGCCTGCAGGTATGTCTGGATGCCGCCGGTGCGGGGCGGGAAGTCGTTGGTCACGAGGAGCGTGCGCGCCACCGCGCGACGCTATCCCCCGCCTCTCGGCGATCGGGCGGCGGCCGGTCGACCCGGCCGGCCGCCGCCCGTTCCGGGGAGCG
This window harbors:
- the fdh gene encoding formate dehydrogenase, with amino-acid sequence MGARTFIDLWPVVRQLSGHDPLGRGAAAKSARSRSLTARTETADRMVKSVCPYCAVGCGQQVYVSDERVTQIEGDPDSPISRGRLCPKGAASHQLVTAPTRQTKVRYRRPGGTEWEDLDLDEAVDMIADRVIETRRRTWQDTDAGGRVLNRTLGFASLGGATLDNEENYLMKKLYTALGAVEIENQARIUHSSTVPGLGTSFGRGGATTFQQDLQNADCILIQGSNMAECHPVGFQWVMEAKARGATILHVDPRFSRTSALADIHVPLRAGTDIAFLGGLIHYVLENDRWFHDYVVHYTNAPMILREEFRDTEDLDGLFSGFDAEGRHYDQSTWQYEGAEVAAAAGQRDQWATMQRDEGGNGGDDDGDDHGARVRQSSSMETSGSGGGTFHGTPHRDDTLQHPRCVFQVLKRHFARYTPERVADICGISAREFLRIAEIVTRNSGRDRTTAIAYAVGWTHHTVGVQYIRTAAILQLLLGNIGRPGGGILALRGHASIQGSTDIPTLFNILPGYLPMPHAHEHLDLRQYISSGAGSKGFWGNMDTYAVSLLKAWWGDAATAENDFCFGYLPRLTSGHSNYDTVIKQADGGAEGYFLVGENPAVGTANSRMNRIGLANLKWLVVRDLYMVESATFWKDGPEIESGELRTEDIGTEVFFLPAAAHVEKDGTFTNTQRLLQWHHKAVEPQGDQHSELWFYFHLGRRIREKLAASTDERDRPILDLTWGYPTSGRHAEPDAEAVLAEISGWDGDGEPLSSYTALKADGSTRCGCWIYCGSFADGVNQTARRKPGREQNWVAPEWGWAWPANRRLLYNRASADPDGRPWSDRKAYVWWDADQEKWVGHDVPDFEATKRPDYRPPEGAERQDALAGTHPFIMQADGRGWLYVPAGLADGPLPAHYEPAESPVGNQLYGQQANPARRVFPHRLNRYAPSGASPGAEVFPYVFTTYRLTEHHTAGGMSRWLPYLSELQPEMFCEVSPDLAAERGLEHMGWATIVSARAAIEARVLVTERMRPLRVGGRTIHQIGLPYHWGPNGISTGDAANELLPIVLDPNVHIQPTKADTCDIRPGRRPRGAARLALVESYQRRAGITERTGTTAATTDTATTDGGRRG
- a CDS encoding 4Fe-4S dicluster domain-containing protein, encoding MGEYTLEERLAGPLADPAAEAGHAEHPQRVGFFTDTSVCIGCKACEVACKEWNLIPEDGLDLTGMSYDNSVGLGASTWRHVAFVEQTRTRKDAVDLGMPSVPQGALEADREVRWLMASDVCKHCTHAACLDVCPTGSLFRTEFGTVVVQEDICNGCGYCVPACPYGVIDLRPGDGRAWKCTLCYDRLGAGMEPACAKACPTDSIQFGPLDELREKAAERLDVLHEAGVGEARLYGHDPTDGVGGDGAFFLLLDEPEVYGLPPDPVVTTRDLPAMWKRAALTAAGVVAAVAAAFVGAAR
- a CDS encoding glycosyltransferase family 4 protein; this encodes MARTLLVTNDFPPRTGGIQTYLQAFADRLPPGELAVYAPAWPGAAEFDAASPVPVHRHETSLMLPVPAVAARATALAREYGATTVWFGAAAPLALLGPHLRRRAGVERVVGSTHGHEVGWSMVPGGRRALRRIGADADVLTTISRYTRSRVAAAFGPRAALEVLPAGIDTERFRPDPAARAELRRRYRIGEAPLVVCVSRLVARKGQDVLIRALPLVRERVPGARLLVVGDGPGAARLRRLALAGGVERHVVFAGAVPAADLPAHQAVGDVFALPCRTRGGGLDVEGLGIVLLEAAAAGLPVVAGRSGGAPETVRDGRTGHVVDGRSVPSVASAVTGLLADPDRARAMGAAGRAWMQQEWTWAARVARLRALLAGDPASIDR